The sequence below is a genomic window from Haematobia irritans isolate KBUSLIRL chromosome 3, ASM5000362v1, whole genome shotgun sequence.
GATTGCGTTAGCTTAGATTTTACCTTGAATTCTTTTATTACCCACTGCATTTACAAGAGTTCCAGCAACTAAATATGTTATAAAACCCGCACATGCCACaataatgttattgctataggtaGAGGGAGTtataatctgaaaaaaaaaataaatataaatataatcactttgaattcattttaatttaataaattataatattaaaataatagcaaatgttcaataaaaataaattatcttAATTTAATATACTCTGAGATGTAGTTTACGAGTCAATAGTTGTTGAACTATAATATAAAGAATCCAATGCAAAAATgcgaataaaaatgttgaattaATCGATAAATGttcattcaatattttttattagtttcagCCTCTCTAGAGGTGATTTACGACATTTCAACTAAAGATGATAAACATCATTGGCTCAACACTCCACAGAGAACAAATATTAGGCTGACCTTCAAAATGTGAGAACTGCCGACTGCAGTAAGGGTCGTACACATATCTGAGATGCTCAGGCCTCAGAAATTCGGACCAATATACCCCTGACTTTGTTGGTACCTGCTGCCGGAGAATCCGACAAACTCAGCAACGCCATACCATGCACAATAGCCATCAATTTCGACAGACGATAGTAGATTCTTCCTTGTCAGTGCATTCAATGATACGAACTGACCCGTCCACTGCTAGGAACCAGTTGAGTGGTCTCAAGATCCTACAGTGGAACTGCAATGGACTGACAAGGAAGATCGCTGAAATCACAGATTTCATGGACAAGAGGGGTATTCTCATATCTGCGCTCCCGGAGACCAAGCTCCTCAGTAGGAATGGTCTCACTAGATCATCCTGCTACTCTGTCATTAGACAAGATAGAGAAAGGAATGCCGGAGGGGGAATAGCCTTCATTGTCCATGACTCTGTGAGATACAGACCCATGCCACTGACCACGACTGATCCCCATTTGGAGATACAGGGGATAACTGTCACGGTGGGTGGAGGAAGATATATGTATTCTAAACGTATATATTCCACCCGATTCTGCTTGGCAAACAGGATACTAGCCAATGCTGAGGCCCCACCTCAACACTGAGCGTACTATCCTGAATGCACACCATGACAGTTGGTACTCAGAGCTTGGATGAGAATTAATTGCGGATCAGGTGGATGACACAGATTTCTGTGTATTAAATGAAAACCACCCGACTCGCTAGTGTTGTAAATATTGATTACTTTTGgatactcgttacttttatactgagtactcgttactttaataaaaaattaaaaaggggCATTCCGTTTATTTTTCtgatatttattaagaaaaattcttacaTTACAATGTCTAGGACTAGTTGAGGTActgtttacatacaaataatatgtatatttcttagaatattttttaaattttagttcagtcTTTCTTACTAGCAAATAATTGCTTCACATTGTTCCTTAAATTGTGTTGgataattaaatttcatttaatttttgttgaaatgaagaaaaagtattttttcaacattttctgagTTTAGTAAATTTCTTCTATTACTGATTACTTGCCCAGCTATAGAAAAAACACGTTCGCTTGGTACAGATGTAGCTACAATTGGAAGATATTTTTTGGCAATTGAAGCTAATCCAGGATAAAGAGATTCATGTTTTTGCCACCATTCAATAGGGTCATTCTTCCGATCTAATATTTTTTCATGGCTATAGTTGTTGAGCTCAATTATGCACGAAGAGGTCCTTGTTGCAACTTTTGTGGTTTGGTCGAACTCTTCCCAAATCGAATTGTTATTTTCTTGATTTTTCTTGGTTGACGGAATGTCAGAATGTTCACTTCCATTTTGGACGATGtacattgacgaaattttgtctttCACACATTTAACAGCGTTAGCGTCTGAAAATCCTTTGGACTTGAAGCGAGGATCTAGATATGTTGGAATAGCCATTATTTCATTGTATTCGACACGATGAAAACGTTTGCTTATACcttttagaaaagtttctaaCAATGCTGATATTTCCgccgaattttttttggttttcatttTGGTGATAAATGACTGCAAACCTCGTACCAAAACGATTATTTTGGAAATAGTTGTATAATTTTCAGCACTCATTTCAACTGTGATTTCATTAAAAGGTTTTAAAATGATGCAAAGTTCCTTCAATATATTCCATTCGTCAgccgaaaacatttttactggATTATGTAATATGGCAATAGTAGCTTCTAAGACTTCTTGATTATTCACTAACCTCTCTATCATATTCAATACAGAATTCCATCTAGTTGGCGTAGAATTAATAAGCTTCATTACGGGTTTACCCATTTGACCCTGCATTTCTTTAAGTTTGTTGCTGGCCTTAGtacttctatgaaaatataCCACCATTTCCTTTGCTATGCATAAGATGCGGTTAATATTGGGTTCACTTAGACCGTCATTCACAATTAAATGTAGTGTATGGGCAAAACACGGCAGATTGTACCATCCAGCTGATTTTATAGCGGCTGTAATATTTGCAGCATTATCTGAAACAGCACAACAAACTTTGCTTTCTATACCCCACTTTATTAGTGCATCAAGAATATCACTTTTCAAGTTGTCGGCAGTGTGACTTTTCACAGTTTGAaaacagtttaaaaatccagatTCCATCTTCCAGTTTGGTGTTATAAAGTGTGCTGTTAAAGATATGTACGACTCGTTTGCTACCGAAGTCCAACCGTCTGTCGTTATGCAAATACTTTGGACTTGTGAAAGCACATCTTTTAATGTATTGACGCGAATTTCATATTCGCTGTTTAACAGCTTTTTGGTGAGGATATATCTGGATGGAATAATGTACGACGGATTCATGGCacttgcaaattttttaaatccctCATTTTCAACAATTGAGAGGGGTTGCAAATCTTTAGCAATCATATGCACTAATGCTTCATTAATTAGTTTTTCTCTCCCTTTTGACAAATGCGACccaatgttaaaattttccaagggtTTTTGGATAAACTTAGTtgaatctataaaataaataaagtttgatAACTAGATGTGATTAACTACATGATTATGCATACCGTTCGCATGAGATGAATCCAAATCAACAGTTGGGTGTTTTGAATCTATATGCTTCTTCAAATTGGAAACGCTTCCACCTATACAAATTACTTTTCTTCACTACTACAATTGATTATATCAAGCGAAAAATACAAACCTGTATATGAAATCCGTCTTTcacaaattttacattttgcacTTTCTTTGTCACTATCTTCGAAGTAAAACCATATTTTACTTCTCTTTTTAGACATTTTAGctggtaaaaaatattttccaaagctttaaatttcaacaattttactTTCAATAAATTTGCTTTCACTCAACTAACGCTTGCCACCAGAAAATAAATTAGCGTCATTGAGTACTATTTACAAGTAACGAGTACTTGAAAAATTattcagtaacgagtacttgtaatcaaatactcgttactttcccaacactacgACTCGCATAACGGCCACATGCCGAAGCCCATAAGCGAGAGAAGTGGCGCAAGCATTTAGAGGTGTCTGATCTCGGATCCAAACGGCTGTAGTCTACTATCGGGAACCTCTCGAACCCCAAACGTAGGGATAACATCTCTATATCGTTTGGGGGGCAAACTCCGAAAGATGACACACGTGTAGCGAACGCTTTCTGCAGACAATTTGTTGAGCCCCCCAATACAGTTGATCGTGCAAGCAGAAAGCATAGGCGAGTCTTCCGTGCTCTCATACAGGACAATCCCCCTATGGTCATCAGTCAGGAGAATGTTCTCCGGGCGATAAAGGCCGCCAAGAGCTCCACAGCAATTGGCCCAGATGGCCTGGCTACGAGGATGTTGAAACACATTGGAGAGAATGGCGTTAGATATTTGACACACACCTTCAATGTCTGTCTCAGCACTCTCGAAATACCAGACATCTGGAAAATAGGAAAGGTTGTTCCCGTTCTGAAACCGGGAAAACAGGCACACCTTGGAGACTCGTATCGACCAATTACTCTTCTATCCTCCGTAACGAAGATTCTGGAAGCTATTCTACTGCCCTACTTCACAGAACACCTAATGTTGGCAGAACATCAGCATGGTTTCCGCTCGGGCAGGAGCACAACCACTGCGTTGTGCGAATTAACGGCCAACCTTACAGAGGGACTGAATAGTAAGAGGCCGCATAAACGTTCGATTCTCGTAGCATTGGACTTGTCTAAGGCGTTCGACACAGTGAACCACACCACGCTCTTGGGAGATATTATGGGAACCTCCCTTCCCAGTAATCTTAAGAGATGGTTGGCGAACTACATGGCTGGCAGAAAGTCATATGTAGAATTCAGAGGAAAAAGATCAGCGCCCAGGAGGAACAAACAGGGCGTACCTCAAGGCGGTGTACTGTCCCCCCTCCTTTTCAATTTTTATGTGGCTGAAGCTCCCCAACCACCACCAGATGTCCACCTGATAACCTATGCGGACGACTGTTCCATAGTGACAACAGGTAGGGACATAACGGAGCTTAAGGTGAGGATTTATGATTACCTACCTGCACTCAGTGATTTCTTTGTCAACAGGAATCTGAAACTTTCTGCCCCCAAATCGACAGCGACCATTTTCACATCGTGGACCAAGGAAGTGAACATGGAACTCGATATCCACATTCGTGGCCAGAGTGTCCCCACATGCAAAACCCCCAAGGTTCTTGGTGTGACGTTCGATAGTTTGTTCCTCTTTGGTAAACATGCGGAAATGGTAGCTAAGAAGgttggaagcagaaacaagatcCTGAAGGCATTGGCTGGTAGCACCTGGAGGAAAGGTAAAGAGACGATACAAAAGACTTACGAGTCTATTGGTCGTCCCTTTATCGATTACGCAGCCCCCGTTTGGACACCCAGTATTAGCGATACCCAATGGAGAAATCTTCAGACGGTGTAAAATACGTCGTTGCGGATTGCAACTGGATGTCACTCTAAAACTCCAGAACAGCATCTGCAACATGAGGCCAAAATGCTATCGGTCAGGCAACACTGCACCCTCCTCACCCAACAGCATCTGTTAAAGTACAGGAATGTGAACCACGCAAACCATGCCACATCTAGTAGGGCAACGACCGAAAGAGGCAAGCCCATAGAACATGTGATCGGCGATGACAGTGATGAGGGAATAAGGACGGCACTGAGGGCAGTGCACACGGCAGCGGTACAGAAGGCAATTAACTCCTACCAGTGCAGCGTTGTACTGGGGGAGATCACCACCAGTCAGTGACGATGAGAGACGGCTTCCTAGAGAAACCAGGTCGGTGCTTTCACAGCTAAGATCGGGGATCTCCAGGTACTTGAATAGTTACCTCTCCCTCCTGAACCCAGCAATCCAGGATGTTTGCCCGAATTGTGGACATTCGCCTCATATCACGAGGCATCTCTTCGAGTGTGGCTAAGCCGACAGACCTGACACCAACTTCACTCCGGACACATCCAGTAGAGGCAGCTCGCTTCCTCGAGCTGGATGTTGACGCTTAAATGTCTAAtccctaatatttttttgttttgttcttccTTTGTTTGTCtactttttcatacaaaattcccAGGGGCTACAACAACGATGCATTTTATTTAGTTGAATCGGTTAGCATCAGTGATAGACACATAAATTTACTGTGATATTAATTGCAgttaattaaccctctaatgcctaatcccgcctttaggcgggcttcaataAATATGGaatcttttagtaaaacacaccttaagacaacaaaaaatgggtaaaataaaaagaaaacttagttaaaactgttcaagagactTTGCAGCTTATACTGAACTTTACCGTATAAAATTTccttgtttactttttttggttttgtggcgttaacattaaatatttaatcagctgtccaaaaaattggggcattagagggttaatgatTATATTAAATAGTATGTTCCTTATTCGTATTAATTTTTTGCCAATGTAATAGAGAACAGAAGTGACATATAAAAATAGTAGAATGTATGATAAGATGCAATATATTTTCATAGTGTGATGTTGCCAGATCCTATAAACAAATCATCTATTATGTGGCTGGTAACAGTCCCGGAAAAACtgtgaatgttgtcaaaacaaatttcattcgcaATCATGACTGGTTTTTAAAACCTACACAGAATataatattaccaaaatatttccaattaaaaaggaaaaataattataagtaaataaacaataatacaataaataaatgattGTCCCAATTACAACATAAATTGAGTTTTTCaactcaaattaaaattaattttttttcaatatttcagcttcttaaatatttttcactatTGTCCGATATgtttcaataataaaacaagtatatacgaccgtaagttcggccaggccgaatcttatgtaccctccaccatggattgcgtagaaacttctacaaaaaactgtcatccacaatcgaattacttgggttgtggtatcttaaaacttcttaacatcgttttctaaattgtcagttagtccatgcgtggtatatattagacaaaaaagttatgtataggtaagtctacaattaattacgaatcgacatggaaattgaaatataggggtcgcttatttgggggctatatagaattataaacttgatatggaccaatttttgcgttatttggggatcgatttatctgagggctatagataactatagaacgatatggacctagctaggcatggttgttaacggccttatactagcacaatgtaccaaatttcaactttcggatgaaatttgctcctccaagaggctccaaaaccaaatctcgggatcggtttatatgggggctatatatgattatggactgatatggaccacttttggcatgactgttaaataacatatactaccactacgtaccaatcggatgacttttgcttctccaaaaggcaccggaggtcaaatctggggatcggtttatatgggggctatatataattatggaccgatatggaccaatttttacatggtcattagagaccatatactaacaacatgtaccaaatttctgccggatcggatgaaatttgcttctcttagaggctccgcaagccaaatcgggggatcggtttatatataattatggaccgatgtgaaccaatttttgcatggttattagagaccaaatactaacaccatgtaccaaatttcagccggatcggatgaaatttgcttctcttagaggctccgcaaaccaaatcggtggatcggtttatatgggggctatatataattatggaccgatgtggaccaatttttgcatggtcattagagatcatatactaacaccatgtaccaaatttcagccggatcggatgaaatttgcttctcttagaggctccgcaacccaaatttgggggtccgtttatatgggcgctatacgtaaaagtggaccgatatggcccatttgcaataccatccgacctacatcaataacaactacttgtgccaagtttcaagtcgatagcttgtttcgttcggaagttagcgtgatttgaacagacggacgaacggcctgacgcatagatggcgtcgctagtattaaatgcatattatttttatatagcaccaaccttcaaatgattccaaattttgacgtctgtaagtcaattagtttgtgagacagAGCGTCTTTtgcgaagcaacttttgttattgtgaaaaatttgaaaaaaaaggaatttcgtgttttgataaaatactgttttctgaagggaaaaaatacggtggaagcaaaaacttggcttgataatgagtttccggactctgccccagggaaatcaacaataattgatgggtatgtaaaattcaagcgtggtgaaatgagcacggaggacggtgaacgcagtggacgcccgaaagaggtggttaccgatgaaaacatcaaaaaaatccacaaaatgattttgaatgaccgtaaaatgaagttgatcgagatagcggaggccttaaagatatcaaaggaacgtgttggtcatatcattcatcaatatttggatatgcggaagctctgtgcaaaatgggtgctgcgcgagctcacatttgaccaaaaacaacaacgtgttgatgattctgagcggtatttgcagctgttaactcgtaatacacccgagtttttccgtcgatatgtgacaatggatgaaacatggctccatcactacactcctgagtccaatcgacagtcggctgagtggacagcgaccggtgaaccgtctccgaagcgtggaaagactcaaaagtccgctggcaaagtaatggactctgttttttgggatacgaatggaataatttttatcgattatcttgagaagggaaaaaccgtcaacagtgactattatatggcgttattggagcgtttgaaggtcgaaatcgcggcaaaacggccccatatgaagaagaacaagtatgtacggccgtaagttcggccaggccgaagcttatgtaccctccaccatggattgcgtagaaacttcttctaaacactgacatccacaatcgaattacttaagttgcggcaacgtttgccgatggcaaggtatcttaaaacctactaacaccgtcttctaaattgtatgtaagtcgatacgtggttatattaaatcaaaaaagatcgatcaaatacgtatataattcagtttgacaaaattttctatagacataaaaaacttttaacaaaattttcacagaaagaaaattttgataaaattttctgcagaaataaaattttaacaaacttttctatagaaataaaattttaacaaaattttttatagaaataaaattttgactaaattttctatagaaataaaattttgacaagattttctatagaaaaaaattttaacaaaaattttctttagaaataaaattttgacaacattttctatagaagtaaaatttggaacaaaaaatctatagaaataaaatttggaaaaaattttctatagaaataaaattttgacaacattttctatagaaatacaattttaacaaaaattttctgtagaaataaaattttaacaaaattttctatagaaataaaattttggtaaattatttttggctcgagttgcaaccatgactatgaaccgatatcatatgctgacaccacgtaccaaatttcagccggatcggatgaaatttgcttctcttagaggctccgcaagccaaatcgggggatcggtttatatggaggctatacacaattatggaccgatgtggaccaatttttacatggttgttagagaccatatactaacaccatgtgccaaatttcaaccggatcggatgaattttgctcctctaagaggctccggaggtcaaatctgggaatcggcttacatgggggctatatataattatggatcgatatggaccaattttggcatggttgttagagacaatatactaacaccatgtaccaaatttcagccggatcggattaaatttgcttctcttagagcaatcgcaagccaaatttgggagtccgtttatatgggggctatacgtaaaagtggaccgatatgtcccatttgcaataccatcctacctacatcaataacaactacttgtgccaagtttcaagtcgatagcttgtttcgttcggaaattagcgtgatttcaacagacggacggacggacagacatgctcagatcgactcagaatttcaccacgacccagaatatatatactttatggggtcttagagcaatatttcgatgtgttacaaacggaatgacaaagttaatatacccccatcctatggtggagggtataaaaaaatgttgttccaccaagacaacgcaccgtgccacaagtcattgagaacgatggcaaaaattcatgaattgggcttcgaattgcttccccacccaccgtattctccagatctggccgccagcgactttttcttgttctcagacctcaaaagaatgctcgcagggaaaaaatttggctatgaagaggtgatcgccgaaactgaggcctattttgaggcaaaaccgaaggagtactaccaaaatggtatcaaaaaattggaaggtcgttacaatcgttgtatcgctcttgaagggaactatgttgaataataaaaactaattttgacgaaaaaaaatgtgtttttctttgttagaccggggacttatcagccaacctgttatatctaaatcttctgTGGAAAGTATGGGGACATTTCCGCTgacgttgtgccaattttgcataaatcggaagaatatatgacactttatctaaatctgaaccgattccgataaaattcgacacagttagatagaatgttaaatctttcttctgtgtaaaaaaaaacgaattgcaGTAAAATTCCGTTGACATGgctataaaatatgaaattgtctACAATATTTTCCGAAATCAagcgtatatatatgggagctatgtccaaATCTATATCAAGTTgaattaaatttggtacacaaaGTTAAAtctcaattctactcccagggaaaaatttcaagtaaatcgaaatgaaaatttggtcttCGGTTGTTAcacacaaaagaaatttttctgattcaatcaccaaattaattgatcctattaattttttaattgaaatggcttcaatcacagaaataatagtatcaattaaaaaattaattgaaggtcaattacaaatttaattgatccaattaaaaaattaattgatactattagtttttgtgattgatttttgtttcaattaaaaaatttgttgaatcaattaaatttttaattgaaatttttttaaaactcaattaaaattttaatagaaaaaattttcgtgaatttttttctgtgtatacacacaaaaaatttttttctgattcaatcacgaaattaattgatccaattaattttttaattgaaatgtcttcaatcacagaaataatagtatcaattaaaaaactaattgaaggtcaattaaaaatttaattgatccaattaaaagattaattgatactattaatttttgtgattgatttttgtttcaattaaaaaatttgttgaatcaattaaatttttaattgaacattttttaaaactcaattaaaattttaattgaaaaaattttcgtgaatttttttttgtgtatatgcatcaaaatcggacgaaaaatatatatgggagctctatctaaatctgaaccgatttcaatgaaatttagcaTACTCGACCATccattgtactctttgtgcaaaatttgaagtattaTTACACATAGACAGGCACATTAATTCtaccaattaaatttaatatcatttatattattttactttaagttaatttaaaaattttaaattttaaaattttaaattctgagTTTGCATTTCAAAGTTCGGTTTCTCTGCGAAGATCTAactttataacaatttttcgaTGTTAAACTTACTACTGAACATTGATCTGTGGGATTTTTCACCAATTCCGTTTTATTGACACTGTACTCCAAAATGTTACACATACTAGTGGATTCCTGTGATATTTGTTCATATTCATTTATGGAAGCAAACATTTGCGGTAACCAAAGGCGCATAGTGTTTTGACTACAATGAATATAATAAAGAACCAAATTAATagaaattcttcaaaaaaaaaattaaatattggatAATACC
It includes:
- the LOC142230064 gene encoding E3 SUMO-protein ligase ZBED1-like codes for the protein MIAKDLQPLSIVENEGFKKFASAMNPSYIIPSRYILTKKLLNSEYEIRVNTLKDVLSQVQSICITTDGWTSVANESYISLTAHFITPNWKMESGFLNCFQTVKSHTADNLKSDILDALIKWGIESKVCCAVSDNAANITAAIKSAGWYNLPCFAHTLHLIVNDGLSEPNINRILCIAKEMVVYFHRSTKASNKLKEMQGQMGKPVMKLINSTPTRWNSVLNMIERLVNNQEVLEATIAILHNPVKMFSADEWNILKELCIILKPFNEITVEMSAENYTTISKIIVLVRGLQSFITKMKTKKNSAEISALLETFLKGISKRFHRVEYNEIMAIPTYLDPRFKSKGFSDANAVKCVKDKISSMYIVQNGSEHSDIPSTKKNQENNNSIWEEFDQTTKVATRTSSCIIELNNYSHEKILDRKNDPIEWWQKHESLYPGLASIAKKYLPIVATSVPSERVFSIAGQVISNRRNLLNSENVEKILFLHFNKN